From one Rhizobium lentis genomic stretch:
- a CDS encoding DUF1236 domain-containing protein: MLFKLIASAATAMTLMSGLAFAQSSTVNGAAGGAVTGAIVGGPAGAAIGGVAGAIVGTAIDPPPEKVVTYVREAPAPSTRVVVKEKIVVGQPLPETVVVTPIPDDPTYAYAVVNDERVIVEPSSRKVIQVIK; this comes from the coding sequence ATGCTCTTCAAGCTTATCGCAAGCGCAGCAACGGCCATGACCTTGATGTCGGGCCTCGCCTTCGCCCAGTCCTCGACCGTCAATGGTGCGGCCGGTGGCGCAGTCACCGGAGCGATTGTTGGAGGTCCAGCCGGCGCTGCTATCGGCGGCGTTGCCGGCGCAATCGTCGGCACGGCGATCGATCCGCCGCCGGAAAAGGTCGTCACCTATGTCCGCGAGGCGCCGGCGCCTTCGACACGCGTGGTCGTGAAGGAAAAGATTGTCGTCGGCCAGCCGCTGCCGGAAACAGTCGTCGTGACGCCCATTCCGGACGATCCGACCTATGCATACGCGGTGGTCAACGACGAGCGTGTCATTGTCGAACCGTCGTCTCGCAAGGTGATCCAGGTTATCAAGTGA
- a CDS encoding BA14K family protein, whose translation MNALASVAFGIVSSIGACMAAASIASHVVADSEPRAFMDLAARDLWTTRPVKIDPRQQHYERIPPVYSSYVTDAPAPVLTRTASQAALPANELPAAQPKFTAEHLAWCAQRYRSFDPATNSYRSYSGAIRECSSPFHQHIAESDEGAGAKVTAQAAVRCSARYRSYRPQDNTYQPWDGPRRNCDMSDLVATSN comes from the coding sequence ATGAACGCCCTCGCGTCCGTCGCCTTTGGCATCGTCAGCTCCATCGGGGCCTGCATGGCCGCGGCATCGATTGCCTCTCATGTCGTGGCGGATTCCGAACCTCGCGCTTTCATGGATCTTGCCGCGCGCGATCTATGGACGACGAGACCGGTGAAAATCGATCCCCGACAGCAGCATTATGAACGAATTCCGCCTGTCTATTCCAGTTATGTCACCGACGCACCGGCGCCCGTGCTGACCAGGACGGCTTCGCAAGCGGCTCTCCCTGCGAACGAATTGCCGGCAGCGCAGCCGAAATTCACTGCCGAGCACCTTGCCTGGTGCGCGCAGCGTTACCGTTCTTTCGATCCTGCGACCAACAGCTATCGATCCTACAGCGGCGCTATCCGCGAATGCTCTTCGCCGTTTCACCAACATATTGCCGAAAGCGATGAGGGGGCCGGCGCGAAAGTGACTGCACAGGCGGCCGTCCGATGCTCCGCCCGCTACAGATCGTATCGACCGCAAGACAATACCTATCAACCTTGGGACGGGCCGCGCCGCAACTGCGACATGTCGGATCTCGTCGCGACGAGCAATTAA
- a CDS encoding L,D-transpeptidase family protein, whose product MKTALPMSLLALALSIGGAAARELRPEAINVASIADVETKKPPPADPDPAIIRLQVLLDRAGASPGVIDGLSGENVNKAVAGFEAMNGLSVDGRPDPDVVSRLEDNAPIVDSYVVSPEDATGLVDRIPEDYGEKAKMQSLGYTSVAEKLSERFHMGLDLLNALNPGSRFAPGDKVWVVNPGPPREGKVKRIEADKKTGQVLAYGEDGSLLAVYPATIGSEDNPAPSGKHKVKGVARMPVYRYDPKRNFKQGKNDKVLTIPKGPNGPVGSVWIDLTEPTYGIHGTPEPKLIDKVGSHGCVRLTNWDAEELAGMVKPGVQVDFVNRSLAASK is encoded by the coding sequence ATGAAAACAGCCCTGCCAATGTCGCTGCTTGCTCTGGCCCTCTCCATCGGCGGCGCCGCCGCGCGGGAGCTTCGACCCGAAGCAATCAATGTCGCTTCGATCGCTGACGTCGAGACGAAAAAGCCGCCACCTGCGGATCCGGACCCGGCGATCATCCGACTTCAGGTCCTGCTCGACCGTGCAGGCGCGTCTCCCGGGGTGATCGACGGCCTATCCGGCGAAAACGTCAATAAGGCGGTGGCGGGATTCGAGGCGATGAACGGGCTTTCTGTCGATGGCAGGCCGGATCCGGACGTCGTCTCCCGTTTGGAAGACAATGCCCCCATTGTCGACAGTTATGTCGTCTCGCCAGAGGACGCCACCGGCCTCGTGGACAGAATCCCCGAGGATTACGGCGAGAAGGCCAAGATGCAGAGCCTCGGCTATACCAGTGTTGCGGAGAAGCTCTCCGAGCGCTTCCACATGGGTCTCGATCTCTTGAACGCGCTCAACCCCGGTTCACGGTTTGCGCCTGGCGATAAGGTGTGGGTCGTCAATCCCGGCCCTCCCAGGGAAGGTAAGGTCAAGCGCATCGAGGCCGACAAGAAGACGGGGCAGGTGCTCGCTTACGGCGAGGATGGATCGCTGCTTGCCGTCTATCCCGCGACGATCGGAAGCGAGGACAATCCGGCGCCTTCAGGAAAGCACAAGGTCAAGGGCGTCGCGAGAATGCCGGTCTACCGATATGATCCGAAGCGCAACTTCAAGCAGGGAAAGAACGACAAGGTCTTGACGATCCCGAAAGGGCCGAACGGTCCGGTCGGCAGTGTCTGGATCGATCTGACCGAGCCGACCTATGGCATACACGGGACGCCGGAGCCGAAGCTCATCGACAAGGTCGGCTCGCATGGTTGCGTGCGGTTGACGAATTGGGACGCTGAAGAGCTGGCCGGCATGGTCAAGCCGGGCGTTCAGGTCGATTTCGTCAATCGCAGTCTGGCCGCTTCGAAGTGA
- a CDS encoding phenylalanine 4-monooxygenase: MTKESSYTAKLPGPDGLYDYTPEEDAIWGELYRRQMKLLADKACQEYLDGVKLLGLRPEKVPQLLDVNRRLSETTGFGVEGVPALIPPSRFYELLSQGKFPLATFLRRREHIDYIEEPDLFHEVFGHCPLLTNQSYANFVRHFGETAMRLGKGYSWHLFRIFWFTVEFGLINTPQGRRCFGAGIVSSPSEAKAATEGTACEFRPFDLMSVLRTPYRIDILQPIYYVIDSFADLEAIVEQDIGGAILKAKSLGDFAPTFEAKAS, translated from the coding sequence ATGACCAAAGAAAGCAGCTACACTGCCAAACTGCCCGGCCCGGACGGCCTCTACGACTACACCCCCGAAGAAGATGCGATCTGGGGCGAACTCTACCGGCGCCAGATGAAGCTTTTGGCCGATAAGGCCTGCCAGGAATATCTGGATGGCGTCAAACTGCTTGGGCTCAGGCCGGAGAAAGTACCTCAGCTTCTCGACGTGAACAGACGCCTGAGCGAGACCACCGGTTTCGGCGTGGAAGGCGTGCCGGCGCTCATTCCGCCTTCGCGCTTTTATGAGCTTCTGTCGCAAGGCAAGTTCCCGCTCGCCACTTTCCTGCGCCGGCGCGAACACATCGACTATATCGAGGAACCGGACCTGTTCCACGAGGTGTTCGGCCACTGCCCGCTGCTGACCAACCAGAGCTATGCCAATTTCGTCCGACATTTCGGCGAAACTGCCATGCGCCTCGGCAAGGGCTATTCATGGCACCTGTTCCGGATTTTCTGGTTCACCGTCGAATTTGGCTTGATCAATACGCCGCAAGGCCGCCGCTGCTTCGGCGCGGGCATCGTCTCCTCGCCAAGCGAAGCGAAGGCGGCAACGGAAGGCACGGCCTGCGAATTTCGGCCGTTCGATTTGATGAGCGTGCTCCGGACGCCCTACCGCATCGACATCCTCCAGCCGATCTACTATGTCATCGACAGCTTCGCCGATCTCGAGGCGATCGTGGAGCAGGATATCGGCGGCGCCATCCTCAAGGCGAAATCGCTGGGTGACTTTGCGCCGACTTTCGAAGCCAAGGCTTCGTGA
- a CDS encoding Lrp/AsnC family transcriptional regulator: MKETGNFRRKLLQLIQADGTLSLADLAEKAGMSQSSAWRKIQELEADGVIRKRVTLLDPGKLDLKLCVIAHVTLEDHHEEAVASFASVVLERPEIMECYALSGAFDYMLKIRARDVESYEAFMTRYLMRNPHVRTVVSSFVLRELKFSTELPL, translated from the coding sequence ATGAAAGAAACTGGGAATTTTCGCCGCAAGCTTCTGCAACTCATCCAGGCCGACGGCACTCTGTCGCTGGCGGACCTGGCGGAAAAGGCCGGCATGTCGCAAAGCTCGGCCTGGCGGAAGATCCAGGAACTGGAAGCCGACGGTGTCATTCGCAAGCGCGTGACGCTGCTCGATCCCGGCAAACTCGACCTCAAGCTCTGCGTCATCGCGCATGTCACGCTCGAGGATCATCACGAAGAGGCGGTCGCCTCTTTCGCTTCAGTGGTGCTGGAGCGACCGGAAATCATGGAGTGTTACGCCCTGTCGGGCGCTTTCGACTACATGCTGAAGATCAGGGCGAGGGACGTCGAAAGCTACGAAGCCTTCATGACCCGCTACCTCATGCGCAACCCGCATGTGCGCACTGTCGTATCGAGCTTCGTGCTGCGCGAGTTGAAATTCTCGACCGAATTGCCGCTCTGA
- a CDS encoding Lrp/AsnC family transcriptional regulator, which translates to MDEQLDRMDLRLLQELQKDGRLTNNELGERIALSPSQCSRRRTRLEAEGYIRSYRAYLDQQKLGLDMLVVISVTLATHNRDNARRFSQLINGLPEVLEAYALTGEMDYHLKVATRGLADLSKFVNDVLLPHESVQHVKTSIVLDTLKTFEGFPVHMPGH; encoded by the coding sequence ATGGATGAACAGCTCGACAGAATGGATTTGCGTCTGCTCCAGGAACTACAAAAGGACGGCCGGTTGACTAACAACGAACTCGGGGAGCGGATCGCGCTTTCACCCTCGCAATGCTCACGAAGGCGAACGCGACTGGAGGCCGAAGGATATATCCGCAGCTACCGGGCCTACCTCGATCAGCAGAAGCTGGGCCTCGATATGCTGGTGGTCATTTCGGTGACGCTTGCCACCCATAATCGGGACAATGCCCGCAGATTCTCGCAGCTGATCAACGGGCTGCCGGAAGTCCTCGAAGCCTATGCGCTGACCGGCGAAATGGACTATCACCTGAAGGTGGCGACGCGCGGGCTGGCCGACCTTTCAAAATTCGTCAACGACGTTTTGTTGCCGCACGAGTCGGTGCAGCATGTGAAAACGTCGATCGTGCTCGACACGTTGAAGACATTCGAAGGATTTCCGGTGCACATGCCGGGCCATTGA
- the hppD gene encoding 4-hydroxyphenylpyruvate dioxygenase encodes MGPFPHDAPPSEITADNPAGTDGFEFVEFAHPEPEKLRELFARMGYIEVARHKTKDITVWRQGDINYVLNAEAGSHAARFVEKHGPCAPSMAWRVVDAKHAFDHAVSKGAVPYEGDDKVLDVPAIVGIGGSLLYFVETYGAKGSAYDAEFDWLGERNPNPPGIGFYYLDHLTHNVFRGNMDKWWDFYRNLFNFKQIHFFDIDGRITGLVSRAITSPCGKIRIPLNESKDDNSQIEEYLKKYRGEGIQHIAVGTEDIYDATDRLADNGLRFMPGPPETYYDMSYERVNGHSEPVERMKKHGILIDGEGVVNGGMTKILLQIFSKTVIGPIFFEFIQRKGDEGFGEGNFRALFESIEADQIKRGVIGTAAE; translated from the coding sequence ATGGGCCCTTTTCCGCACGATGCGCCGCCCTCGGAAATTACCGCAGACAACCCGGCCGGCACCGACGGCTTCGAATTCGTCGAATTCGCTCATCCCGAGCCGGAGAAGCTCCGCGAGCTCTTCGCGCGCATGGGCTATATCGAGGTCGCCAGGCACAAGACGAAGGATATCACCGTCTGGCGACAGGGCGACATCAACTACGTCTTGAATGCAGAAGCCGGCAGCCATGCCGCTCGCTTCGTTGAAAAGCACGGTCCCTGCGCCCCGTCGATGGCATGGCGCGTTGTCGACGCCAAGCACGCCTTCGATCATGCGGTGTCGAAAGGCGCCGTTCCCTATGAGGGCGACGACAAGGTGCTCGATGTTCCGGCGATCGTCGGCATTGGCGGCTCGTTGCTCTATTTCGTCGAGACCTATGGCGCAAAAGGATCGGCTTACGATGCCGAGTTCGATTGGCTGGGCGAGCGCAATCCGAATCCGCCGGGCATCGGCTTCTACTATCTCGACCATCTCACCCACAACGTCTTTCGCGGCAACATGGACAAGTGGTGGGATTTTTACCGGAATCTGTTCAATTTCAAGCAGATCCACTTCTTCGACATCGACGGCCGCATCACCGGTCTGGTGAGCCGCGCCATCACCTCGCCCTGCGGCAAGATCCGCATTCCGCTGAACGAATCGAAGGACGACAACAGCCAGATCGAAGAATATCTGAAGAAGTACCGGGGCGAGGGCATCCAGCATATCGCCGTTGGAACCGAGGATATTTACGATGCGACCGATCGGTTGGCCGACAATGGCCTGCGCTTCATGCCGGGGCCTCCTGAGACCTATTACGACATGTCCTATGAACGGGTGAACGGCCATAGCGAACCTGTCGAACGCATGAAGAAGCACGGCATCCTGATCGACGGCGAAGGCGTGGTGAACGGCGGCATGACGAAAATCCTGCTGCAGATCTTCTCCAAGACCGTCATCGGCCCGATCTTCTTCGAATTCATCCAGCGCAAGGGTGATGAGGGCTTCGGCGAAGGCAACTTCCGTGCGTTGTTCGAATCGATCGAGGCCGATCAGATCAAGCGTGGTGTCATCGGGACGGCAGCGGAGTAA
- the hmgA gene encoding homogentisate 1,2-dioxygenase: MDQTSIQASDAEAAAAGTLKYMPGFGNDFETESLPGALPQGQNSPQKCNYGLYAEQLSGSPFTAPRGTNERSWLYRIRPSVRHTRRFSNISYPLWKTAPCLDEHSLPLGQLRWDPIPAPEEKLSFLEGVRTITTAGDAATQVGMSAHAYVFNEDMVDDYFFDADGELLIVPQLGAIRVFTEMGIMDVEPLEICLIPRGMMFKILTVGEQTAWRGYICENYGAKFTLPDRGPIGANCLANPRDFKTPVAAFEDKETPCRVHVKWCGKFYVTEIGHSPLDVVAWHGNYAPYKYDLRTFSPVGAISFDHPDPSIFSVLTAPTEDAGTANVDFVIFPPRWLVAEHTFRPPWYHRNIMSEFMGLIHGQYDAKEEGFVPGGISLHNMMLPHGPDALAFEKASNAELKPVKLDQTMAFMFETRYPQQLTKYAAELETLQDDYLDCWDGLERKFDGTPGIK; this comes from the coding sequence ATGGACCAGACATCGATCCAGGCTTCTGACGCGGAAGCCGCGGCCGCAGGCACGCTGAAATACATGCCGGGCTTTGGCAACGACTTCGAGACGGAGTCGCTGCCCGGCGCCTTGCCGCAGGGCCAGAACAGCCCGCAGAAATGCAATTACGGTCTTTATGCCGAGCAGCTTTCCGGCTCACCCTTCACCGCGCCGCGCGGCACGAATGAAAGGTCCTGGCTGTATCGCATTCGCCCGAGCGTGCGTCATACGCGCCGCTTCTCGAACATCTCCTACCCGCTCTGGAAAACGGCGCCTTGCTTGGACGAGCATTCGCTTCCTCTCGGCCAGCTCCGCTGGGATCCGATCCCCGCGCCTGAGGAGAAACTGAGCTTTCTGGAAGGGGTGCGGACGATCACGACGGCAGGCGATGCCGCCACCCAGGTCGGTATGTCGGCCCATGCCTACGTCTTCAACGAGGACATGGTCGACGACTATTTCTTCGACGCCGATGGCGAACTGTTGATCGTGCCGCAGCTCGGCGCCATCAGGGTGTTCACCGAAATGGGCATCATGGACGTCGAGCCGCTGGAAATATGCCTCATTCCCCGCGGCATGATGTTCAAGATTCTGACAGTCGGCGAGCAGACGGCCTGGCGTGGCTATATCTGCGAGAATTACGGCGCCAAATTCACGCTTCCTGATCGTGGGCCGATCGGCGCCAACTGCCTGGCAAACCCGCGCGATTTCAAGACGCCCGTCGCCGCTTTCGAGGACAAGGAAACGCCCTGCCGCGTCCATGTGAAATGGTGCGGCAAGTTCTACGTGACCGAAATTGGCCACTCGCCCCTCGACGTGGTCGCCTGGCATGGCAATTACGCCCCTTACAAATATGACTTGCGGACCTTTTCGCCGGTGGGCGCGATCAGCTTCGACCATCCCGATCCGTCGATCTTCTCGGTGCTGACTGCGCCTACCGAGGACGCCGGCACGGCGAATGTCGACTTCGTGATCTTCCCGCCGCGCTGGCTGGTCGCCGAGCACACCTTCCGTCCGCCCTGGTACCACCGCAACATCATGAGCGAATTCATGGGCCTGATCCACGGTCAGTATGACGCCAAGGAAGAGGGCTTCGTGCCGGGCGGGATCAGCCTGCACAACATGATGCTTCCCCACGGGCCGGATGCGCTGGCCTTTGAAAAGGCGTCCAATGCCGAGCTCAAGCCGGTAAAGCTCGATCAAACCATGGCCTTCATGTTCGAGACCCGATACCCGCAGCAGCTGACGAAATATGCAGCCGAGCTCGAAACATTGCAGGATGATTATCTCGATTGCTGGGATGGCTTGGAACGCAAGTTCGACGGGACCCCCGGTATCAAGTGA
- a CDS encoding fumarylacetoacetate hydrolase family protein produces MKLATLKDSTRDGRLVVVSRDLTRCSEVGHIARTLQAALDDWEHVAPRLRLVAEGIETGAQPTIRFHEHDAASPLPRAYQWADGSAYVNHVELVRKARGAEMPASFWTDPLIYQGGSDAFLAPRDPIEMADEAYGIDMEGEVAVITGDVAMGSSPEAARGAIRLLMLVNDVSLRGLIPDELAKGFGFFQSKPASAFSPVAVTPDELADAWDGGKLHLPLLVSLNGKPFGKANAGLDMTFDFGQLIAHAAKTRHLVAGTIIGSGTVSNKLDGGPGKPVEEGGDGYSCIAELRMIETIEAGSPKTPFMKFGDQVRIEMKDHAGHSIFGAIEQTVERYPGAGR; encoded by the coding sequence ATGAAACTCGCGACCTTGAAGGATTCCACCCGGGACGGCCGCCTTGTCGTCGTGTCCCGCGATCTGACCCGCTGTTCGGAGGTCGGTCACATCGCCCGCACATTGCAGGCGGCACTCGACGACTGGGAGCACGTCGCTCCGAGGCTTCGGCTGGTCGCCGAGGGCATCGAGACCGGAGCCCAGCCGACGATCCGGTTTCACGAACATGACGCCGCATCGCCTTTGCCGCGCGCCTATCAATGGGCCGATGGTTCGGCCTACGTCAACCACGTGGAATTGGTGCGCAAGGCCCGCGGCGCCGAGATGCCGGCAAGCTTCTGGACCGATCCGCTGATTTATCAGGGCGGTTCGGATGCTTTCCTCGCGCCGCGCGACCCGATCGAGATGGCCGATGAGGCTTACGGGATCGACATGGAAGGAGAGGTCGCGGTTATCACCGGCGACGTCGCCATGGGATCCAGCCCTGAGGCTGCCCGCGGCGCGATCCGCCTGCTGATGCTCGTCAACGACGTGTCGCTGCGCGGTCTGATCCCGGATGAGCTCGCCAAGGGTTTCGGTTTCTTCCAGTCGAAGCCCGCCTCGGCGTTTTCTCCGGTCGCGGTGACGCCGGACGAGCTCGCTGATGCCTGGGATGGCGGCAAGCTGCATTTGCCGCTGCTCGTGAGCTTGAACGGCAAGCCATTCGGCAAGGCGAATGCCGGCCTCGACATGACCTTCGATTTCGGCCAGCTGATCGCCCATGCCGCCAAAACCCGCCACCTCGTGGCCGGAACGATCATCGGCTCCGGCACGGTCTCCAATAAGCTCGACGGCGGCCCTGGCAAGCCGGTGGAAGAGGGGGGAGACGGCTATTCCTGCATTGCCGAACTGAGGATGATCGAGACCATCGAGGCCGGATCGCCGAAGACGCCCTTTATGAAGTTCGGCGATCAGGTGCGCATCGAGATGAAGGACCATGCCGGTCATTCGATTTTCGGAGCAATCGAGCAGACCGTCGAAAGATACCCGGGAGCGGGCCGGTAA
- the maiA gene encoding maleylacetoacetate isomerase: MSEVVLYDYWRSSASYRVRIALNLLGVEHKSVPINLLDGAHRTPDYLALNPQGLVPTLVIDGKTLTQSLAIIEYLAETRPDYGLLPSDIADRQRVRALSYAVAMDIHPICNMHVVTHLMTMTEKADAREQWMKHFIADGLRKLEAMIGEFNGAFSFGDRPTMADLCLVPQVYNARRWGVDMTDFRRIVDIDARCAELPAFQAAHPDRVKP, from the coding sequence ATGAGTGAGGTCGTTCTCTACGACTATTGGCGATCATCGGCGAGCTATCGTGTCCGCATTGCGCTCAATCTCCTGGGCGTCGAACATAAGTCCGTGCCGATCAACCTGTTGGACGGTGCCCACCGGACGCCGGACTATCTCGCGCTGAACCCGCAGGGGCTGGTGCCGACATTGGTGATCGATGGCAAGACGCTGACGCAGTCGCTGGCGATCATCGAGTATCTCGCCGAGACCCGGCCGGACTATGGACTGCTGCCATCGGACATCGCCGATCGCCAGCGTGTGCGGGCGCTTTCATATGCGGTTGCCATGGATATCCATCCGATCTGCAACATGCATGTCGTGACCCACCTCATGACGATGACCGAGAAGGCTGACGCCCGCGAGCAATGGATGAAGCATTTCATCGCCGACGGACTGCGCAAACTCGAAGCCATGATCGGTGAATTTAATGGAGCATTCAGCTTTGGCGATCGGCCGACGATGGCGGATCTCTGTCTGGTTCCACAGGTCTACAACGCCCGCCGTTGGGGAGTAGATATGACCGATTTCAGACGCATCGTCGACATCGACGCCAGATGCGCGGAACTGCCGGCGTTTCAGGCCGCGCATCCCGACCGGGTGAAGCCTTAG